Proteins from a genomic interval of Diospyros lotus cultivar Yz01 chromosome 6, ASM1463336v1, whole genome shotgun sequence:
- the LOC127804950 gene encoding PI-PLC X domain-containing protein At5g67130 isoform X1: MQRINFPAAELGLITVCLLLGGCAGLKIGETCSSENKCDAGLRCGTCPANGNTRPRCTRIQPISPTSKAKGLPFNQYSWLTTHNSFALSGAKSQTGSVLISQENQNDSVTSQLENGVRGLMLDMYDFMNDIWLCHSFGGKCYNFTAFQPAINVLKEIRTFLEANPSEIVTIFIEDYVSSSQGLTKLFSASGLSKYLFPVSRMPKNGGDWPTVDDMAQKNQRLVIFTSKSSKEASEGIAYEWKYVVENQYGSDGMIAGSCPNRAESSPMNTTTKSLVLMNYFLTNPNETMACVDNSATLISMTNTCYQAAGKRWPNFIAVDFYQLSDGGGAPEAVDVANGHLTCGCNNIAYCKANATFGTCDVPVLSPPPPASLPPTGDGSGSGASQGPSNDSTISRPVQLRWLMGTIFTALLLLSL; this comes from the exons ATGCAG AGAATTAATTTCCCAGCCGCCGAACTTGGGTTGATCACAGTCTGTTTGTTATTGGGCGGTTGCGCCGGTCTCAAG ATCGGCGAAACGTGCTCTTCTGAAAATAAGTGCGACGCCGGCCTACGCTGCGGAACATGCCCCGCCAATGGCAACACCCGCCCCAGATGCACCCGCATTCAGCCCATCTCGCCCACATCCAAG GCGAAAGGTCTGCCGTTCAATCAGTACTCGTGGCTGACGACGCATAACTCTTTTGCGCTTTCCGGGGCGAAGTCGCAGACCGGATCGGTCCTAATCAGCCAGGAGAATCAAAATGATTCTGTCACCAGCCAGCTCGAA AATGGGGTGCGGGGCTTGATGCTCGACATGTACGATTTCATGAATGATATCTGGCTATGCCACTCCTTTGGTGGGAAATGTTACAACTTCACAGCATTT CAACCTGCCATCAATGTGTTGAAAGAGATCCGAACTTTTCTGGAAGCAAACCCATCAGAAATCGTCACCATATTCATCGAGGATTACGTGTCGTCTTCACAGGGCTTGACAAAGCTCTTCAGCGCATCCGGCCTCAGTAAATACTTGTTCCCAGTCTCTCGGATGCCCAAAAATGGCGGAGATTGGCCTACCGTGGATGATATGGCACAGAAAAATCAGCGCTTGGTCATCTTCACCTCAAAATCGTCCAAGGAAGCCTCCGAGGGGATTGCTTATGAGTGGAAATATGTCGTAGAAAATCAGT ATGGCAGCGATGGAATGATTGCTGGTTCCTGTCCAAACCGCGCAGAATCATCCCCAATGAACACAACGACAAAATCGTTGGTTCTTATGAACTACTTTTTGACTAATCCCAATGAAACAATGGCTTGTGTTGATAATTCTGCCACGCTAATTAGCATGACAAACACTTGTTATCAAGCAGCCGGCAAGCGGTGGCCGAACTTCATTGCCGTTGATTTTTACCAG CTGAGCGACGGTGGGGGCGCCCCGGAAGCTGTGGACGTAGCCAATGGCCATCTGACTTGCGGATGCAATAACATCGCCTATTGCAAG GCAAATGCAACATTTGGCACATGCGATGTGCCGGTGCTCTCTCCTCCCCCGCCGGCCTCGTTGCCACCGACAGGCGATGGCTCCGGCAGCGGAGCATCTCAAGGGCCAAGCAATGACTCTACTATTAGCAGGCCGGTTCAACTGCGTTGGCTGATGGGGACGATTTTCACTGCTCTTCTCTTGCTGAGTCTGTAA
- the LOC127803371 gene encoding DNA polymerase alpha catalytic subunit — protein sequence MDDEQPIDTARRRSRGSSASTRSEALERLKALRRGGRREGGGFQVKIEDPIYDTVDDDEYDALVAKRREETRGFIVDDDGLGYGDEGQEEDWSQAAVPMSDESEGELEKPKKKKMEKKEPPPKKPSALSAAAALMGKQRLSSMFTSSVFKKSKDDKSKNLSCDSIVDDVIAEFAPDEADRERRRRGHTNLSAAAKIFTPVNLITPIKSEIPPVESVDLIVRPEIQIVNPNGEFLSGKDHNCEVKESDPTKEIEHIQDLSPKMDDNLNTKLFESSNVTLVAKESLQNAVEVKLEPMAKDEAFTLNAKIKDVKDPALSATAGWQAVRNAGNGNIEHDSTEANPSLNSEEKPDFTLDSDGSLLFYILDAHEEFYGANMGNLYLFGKVKAGSTYCSCCVVVKNMQRCVYAIPNGSLFQNDVIMKLEKDAEESRISSTAFRTKLQEMASGLKTEIAKHLLDCNVSSFSMTPVKRSYAFERLDVPIGENYVLKINYPFKDPPLSSDLKGEQFSALLGTHSSALEQFLIKRKIKGPSWLSVSRFTMCSAQRVSWCKFEVIVDCPKDIQVSTSTKSIPEIPPVVVTAINLKTVISEKQNVNEIVSASIICCHKAKIDTPTLASEWTRPGMLSHFSVVRKLDGGIFPMGFTKEVNDRNSKAGANVISVESSERALLNRLMIELHKLDSDVLIGHNISGFDLDVLLHRAQACRVPSSMWSKIGRLKRSVMPKLTKGGTIFGSGASPGIMSCVAGRLLCDTYLCSRDLLKEVSYSLTQLAKTQLNKDRKEIAPHEVQLMFQSSESLVELIECSETDAWLSMELMFHLSVLPLTRQLTNISGNLWGKTLQGARAQRVEYLLLHAFHAKKYIVPDKYYFDSKETKLTKRKVNHGAEDKEVDDLDAGNFENDSPHSDQRKAKKGPAYSGGLVLEPKRGLYDKYILLLDFNSLYPSIIQEYNICFTTVERPHDGSVPRLPSSRKTGVLPELLKNLVERRRMVKSWLKTASGLKVQQLDIQQQALKLTANSMYGCLGFSNSRFYAKPLAELITQQGREILQSTVDLVQNNLNLEVIYGDTDSIMIYSGLDDIAKAKVIAGKVIQEVNKKYRCLEIDLDGLYKRMLLLKKKKYAAVKVQFRDGTPYEVIERKGLDMVRRDWSLLSKELGDFCLNQILSGGSCEDVVESIHSALMKVQEDMRNGHVALEKYVITKTLTKLPESYPDARNQPHVEVALRRKRNGYSTGCSAGDTVPYVICCEQGTSSATSIGIAQRARHPDELKRDNEKWMIDIDYYLSQQIHPVVSRLCASIQGTSPARLAGCLGLDSSKFQSKSSEGVNSDPSISLFSAVDDDERYGGCEPLVLSCPSCSGTFDCPTVLSSIRSSISEKQTDSQAGETSPNFWLKLHCPKCPEESDAGKMSPALIANQVKRQVEGFISLYYKGSMTCDDETCKYTTRSMNLRVVGDSERGTLCPNYPRCNGRLVRKYTEADLYKQLSYFCHVLDTVRCIDKVEQKLRIAVEKELVRIRPLVDSAASIAESIRDRCAFGWVHLNDLIVTI from the exons atggacgACGAACAGCCGATAGACACCGCAAGGCGGAGGAGCAGAGGATCCAGCGCGTCGACCCGCTCGGAGGCCCTCGAACGCCTGAAAGCACTCCGCCGGGGTGGTCGGCGAGAAGGCGGTGGATTCCAGGTCAAAATTGAAGATCCGATCTACGACACTGTCGACGATGACGAGTACGATGCCCTCGTCGCGAAGCGTCGGGAGGAAACCCGGGGATTCATTGTGGACGACGATGGTCTAGGGTACGGAGACGAAGGCCAGGAGGAGGATTGGTCTCAGGCGGCGGTCCCAATGTCTGACGAATCGGAAGGTGAGTTAGAGAAAcctaagaagaagaaaatggagaaaaaagaaCCGCCGCCTAAGAAGCCTTCTGCTCTCTCCGCAGCGGCTGCTCTAATGGGTAAGCAAAGACTCTCCAGCATGTTCACTTCTTCGGTTTTTAAGAAGAGCAAGGACGACAAGTCCAAGAATTTATCTTGTGACAGTATTGTTGATGATGTTATTGCTGAATTTGCCCCTGATGAGGCCGATCGAGAGAGACGACGCAGGGGACACACGAATTTATCTGCAGCTGCGAAAATCTTCACGCCGGTTAATTTGATCACACCAATTAAGAGTGAAATTCCACCTGTCGAAAGTGTTGATTTGATAGTCAGACCTGAAATTCAAATAGTAAATCCTAATGGTGAATTTTTGTCTGGTAAGGACCATAACTGTGAAGTCAAGGAGAGTGATCCAACAAAGGAAATTGAACATATCCAAGATTTGAGTCCTAAAATGGATGACAACCTGAATACCAAATTATTTGAATCTTCAAATGTTACGCTCGTAGCCAAGGAGAGCCTGCAGAATGCTGTTGAAGTGAAGTTGGAGCCGATGGCTAAAGATGAGGCTTTTACTCTTAATGCCAAAATTAAAGATGTAAAGGATCCCGCATTGAGTGCCACTGCTGGATGGCAAGCTGTCAGAAATGCAGGAAATGGGAACATTGAACATGATAGCACAGAAGCAAATCCTAGTTTAAACAGCGAAGAAAAGCCAGATTTCACCTTGGATTCTGATGGTTCACTGCTTTTCTACATACTTGATGCCCATGAGGAGTTTTATGGTGCTAACATGGGTAACCTTTATCTTTTCGGAAAG GTCAAAGCAGGAAGTACATATTGCAGCTGCTGTGTAGTTGTAAAGAACATGCAAAGATGTGTCTACGCAATTCCAAATGGTTCACTGTTCCAGAATGATGTGATTATGAAGCTTGAGAAAGATGCCGAAGAGTCACGAATTTCTTCTACAGCTTTCCGAACTAAGCTGCAA GAGATGGCTTCAGGATTAAAGACTGAAATAGCCAAGCATTTATTAGATTGCAATGTTTCAAGTTTTAGCATGACACCTGTTAAG AGGAGCTATGCATTTGAGCGACTTGATGTTCCTATTGGGGAGAATTATGTACTCAAGATCAATTACCCGTTCAAG GACCCACCACTTTCTTCAGACCTCAAGGGAGAACAGTTCTCTGCTTTACTAGGAACTCATAGCAG TGCTTTGGAGCAATTTCTTATTAAGAGGAAGATAAAGGGACCATCCTGGCTATCGGTTTCAAGATTCACCATGTGTTCAGCTCAGCGT GTAAGCTGGTGCAAATTTGAGGTTATTGTTGATTGTCCAAAGGACATACAAGTTTCAACCTCCACAAAGAGTATACCAGAGATTCCACCTGTGGTTGTCACAGCAATAAATTTGAAAACTGTCATTAGTGAAAAGCAAAATGTGAATGAAATTGTTTCTGCATCCATAATCTGCTGTCACAAGGCTAAG ATTGATACGCCTACATTAGCCTCAGAATGGACTAGGCCAGGTATGCTTAGCCATTTTAGTGTTGTTCGCAAGCTTGATGGAGGCATATTTCCAATGGGATTTACCAAAGAAGTAAATGATAGAAATTCAAAGGCTGGAGCGAATGTCATCAGTGTTGAAAGCAG CGAAAGAGCTTTATTGAACCGGTTGATGATTGAACTGCACAAATTAGATAGTGATGTTCTTATTGGCCACAATATTTCTGGGTTTGATCTTGATGTTCTGCTTCACAGAGCTCAG GCTTGCAGGGTCCCTAGCAGCATGTGGTCCAAAATTGGCCGTCTCAAGCGCTCCGTGATGCCTAAGCTTACTAAAGGAGGCACAATTTTTGGTTCTGGTGCAAGTCCAGGGATTATGTCCTGCGTTGCAGGGAGGCTCTTATGTGATACATATTTGTGTTCTCGAGATCTTTTGAAAGAG GTCAGTTACTCTTTGACACAACTTGCAAAGACTCAGCTCAACAAAGACCGGAAGGAGATTGCACCACATGAAGTTCAGTTAATGTTTCAAAGTTCTGAATCCCTTGTGGAACTT ATTGAATGTAGTGAGACAGATGCATGGTTATCAATGGAACTTATGTTTCATCTGAGTGTTCTTCCTCTCACGCGTCAATTGACCAATATCAGTGGTAATCTCTGGGGGAAGACTCTGCAG GGTGCCAGGGCGCAAAGAGTTGAATATCTTTTGCTGCATGCATTCCAtgctaaaaaatatattgtcCCAGACAAGTATTATTTTGATTCAAAGGAAACAAAACTGACAAAGCGTAAAGTTAATCATGGTGCTGAGGACAAAGAAGTTGATGATTTGGATGCTGGGAACTTTGAGAATGATTCACCACATAGTGATCAGAGGAAAGCCAAAAAGGGACCTGCTTACTCAGGTGGATTGGTATTGGAGCCCAAAAGAGGATTGTATGACAAATATATTCTGCTTCTTGACTTCAATAGTCTCTATCCTTCTATCATTCAG GAATACAACATCTGTTTTACAACTGTTGAACGCCCTCATGATGGATCAGTTCCTCGATTACCATCTAGCAGAAAAACTGGAGTTTTACCAGAG TTACTGAAAAATTTGgttgagagaagaagaatggtGAAGTCATGGCTAAAAACTGCCTCTGGTCTTAAGGTCCAGCAGCTTGACATACAGCAGCAAGCACTAAAACTTACTGCAAACAG TATGTATGGTTGCCTTGGATTTTCCAATTCCAGATTCTATGCAAAACCACTTGCAGAGCTGATAACACAACAA GGAAGAGAAATTCTTCAAAGTACTGTTGATCTAGTCCAGAATAATTTGAACTTAGAG GTGATCTATGGTGATACAGATTCAATAATGATTTATAGTGGACTTGATGATATTGCAAAAGCCAAGGTGATTGCAGGGAAGGTCATCCAAGAG GTCAATAAAAAGTATAGGTGCTTAGAAATTGACCTTGATGGTCTGTACAAACGAATGCTGCttctcaagaaaaagaaatatgcagCTGTTAAAGTGCAGTTTAGGGATGGAACACCATATGAG GTTATCGAACGGAAAGGTCTTGATATGGTTCGTCGTGACTGGAGTTTGCTGTCAAAGGAGCTGGGAGATTTCTGCCTAAATCAGATCCTCTCTGGAGG GTCATGTGAGGATGTTGTTGAATCCATACACAGTGCTCTCATGAAG GTACAGGAGGACATGAGGAATGGACATGTAGCACTGGAGAAATATGTCATCACAAAGACATTAACAAAACTGCCAGAATCCTACCCGGATGCAAGGAACCAGCCTCATGTTGAA GTTGCACTTAGGCGGAAAAGAAATGGTTACTCCACTGGTTGCTCTGCTGGTGATACAGTTCCTTATGTAATTTGCTGCGAGCAG GGCACCAGTTCTGCTACATCAATTGGGATTGCTCAGCGGGCAAGACATCCTGATGAACTGAAAAGAGACAATGAAAAATGGATGATTGACATTGATTATTATTTGTCGCAGCAG ATTCATCCTGTTGTTTCACGCCTGTGCGCATCAATTCAAGGTACAAGCCCAGCACGCCTGGCTGGTTGTTTAGGTCTTGACTCATCCAAG TTCCAAAGTAAATCAAGCGAGGGTGTCAACAGTGATCCTTCAATCTCACTCTTCTCtgcagttgatgatgatgagag ATATGGAGGTTGTGAGCCTTTGGTTTTGTCGTGTCCCAGCTGCTCTGGTACTTTTGACTGTCCAACTGTGTTGAGTTCCATTCGTTCATCAATCAGTGAAAAGCAAACAGACTCACAGGCAGGGGAAACCTCTCCAAATTTCTGGCTCAAACTGCATTGTCCAAAGTGCCCCGAGGAAAGTGATGCGGGAAAAATGTCTCCTGCACTAATAGCCAATCAG GTTAAGCGGCAAGTGGAAGGGTTCATTTCCTTGTACTACAAGGGCTCAATGACG TGTGACGATGAAACTTGCAAATACACAACTCGTAGTATGAATTTGCGGGTTGTTGGTGATTCTGAAAGAGGAACACTTTGTCCCAATTACCCTCGCTGTAACGGGCGTCTCGTCAGAAAG TACACTGAAGCGGATCTCTACAAGCAGCTTTCCTATTTCTGCCATGTCTTGGATACTGTACGGTGCATTGATAAG GTCGAGCAAAAGCTCAGAATAGCTGTGGAAAAAGAACTGGTAAGAATTCGGCCGTTGGTTGATTCGGCAGCATCAATCGCAGAGAGCATACGGGACCGATGTGCGTTTGGATGGGTGCATTTGAACGATCTCATTGTCACTATTTGA
- the LOC127804950 gene encoding PI-PLC X domain-containing protein At5g67130 isoform X2, protein MEWVRGQIVGRGSFGTVNLAKPRSRSTLFPPLMAVKSSAASLSASLVNERCVLQELNDCPQIVRCLGGDFSFENGEKLYNVLLEYASGGALADKLRNSGTGRLSASDVRRYTKSLLKGLHYVHKNGYVHCDLKLQNILLFSRKDVQEDDVKIADFGLAKKAGAGREKAGMELRGTPLYMSPEMVAAGEQEAPADVWALGCLVAEMAGAEVWRFPPGADVCGLLMRIGVGEEVPEIPGKLSAEGRDFLGKCFIKDQRKRWTAEMLLNHPFVVDENSDHDDTVPLEETCEPCSTSPRAPFDFPDCDEQTSSTFTFTPSPEYSSEQDTSPAEKLRPLVAGQIPDWPVSDSWITVSLQIGETCSSENKCDAGLRCGTCPANGNTRPRCTRIQPISPTSKAKGLPFNQYSWLTTHNSFALSGAKSQTGSVLISQENQNDSVTSQLENGVRGLMLDMYDFMNDIWLCHSFGGKCYNFTAFQPAINVLKEIRTFLEANPSEIVTIFIEDYVSSSQGLTKLFSASGLSKYLFPVSRMPKNGGDWPTVDDMAQKNQRLVIFTSKSSKEASEGIAYEWKYVVENQYGSDGMIAGSCPNRAESSPMNTTTKSLVLMNYFLTNPNETMACVDNSATLISMTNTCYQAAGKRWPNFIAVDFYQLSDGGGAPEAVDVANGHLTCGCNNIAYCKANATFGTCDVPVLSPPPPASLPPTGDGSGSGASQGPSNDSTISRPVQLRWLMGTIFTALLLLSL, encoded by the exons ATGGAGTGGGTTCGTGGCCAAATTGTCGGTCGTGGAAGCTTTGGGACTGTGAATTTGGCGAAACCCAGGAGCCGGAGCACCCTGTTTCCTCCTTTGATGGCCGTGAAATCTTCTGCCGCTTCGCTCTCCGCTTCACTTGTGAATGAACGGTGTGTACTGCAGGAGCTCAACGATTGTCCCCAGATTGTTCGATGCCTCGGTGGCGATTTCAGCTTCGAGAATGGCGAGAAATTGTATAATGTCCTGTTGGAGTACGCTTCCGGCGGTGCTTTAGCTGATAAGCTTCGGAATTCCGGTACCGGCCGGCTGTCGGCGAGCGATGTGCGGCGGTACACCAAGTCTTTGCTCAAGGGGCTGCATTATGTTCACAAGAACGGGTATGTTCATTGTGATCTCAAGCTTCAGAacattcttctcttttctcGAAAAGATGTTCAAGAAGATGATGTGAAAATTGCGGATTTCGGGCTGGCGAAGAAAGCTGGAGCGGGGAGAGAAAAGGCGGGGATGGAGTTGAGAGGTACGCCGCTGTACATGTCGCCGGAGATGGTCGCCGCCGGCGAGCAGGAGGCCCCGGCGGACGTGTGGGCGTTGGGGTGTTTGGTGGCGGAGATGGCCGGGGCGGAGGTGTGGAGGTTCCCACCGGGGGCTGACGTTTGCGGGCTCTTGATGAGGATCGGCGTCGGTGAGGAGGTCCCGGAGATTCCCGGAAAATTGTCGGCCGAAGGAAGAGATTTCCTGGGAAAGTGCTTTATCAAGGACCAGAGAAAGAGATGGACGGCTGAGATGCTTCTAAATCATCCCTTCGTCGTCGATGAGAACAGTGATCACGACGACACTGTTCCATTAGAGGAGACGTGCGAACCCTGCTCGACCTCTCCCAGAGCTCCGTTCGATTTCCCCGACTGCGATGAGCAGACCTCTAGCACATTTACCTTTACACCGTCGCCGGAATATTCTTCAGAACAGGACACATCGCCGGCGGAGAAGCTTCGGCCACTGGTGGCCGGTCAGATACCCGATTGGCCTGTTTCGGACAGTTGGATCACAGTAAG CCTTCAGATCGGCGAAACGTGCTCTTCTGAAAATAAGTGCGACGCCGGCCTACGCTGCGGAACATGCCCCGCCAATGGCAACACCCGCCCCAGATGCACCCGCATTCAGCCCATCTCGCCCACATCCAAG GCGAAAGGTCTGCCGTTCAATCAGTACTCGTGGCTGACGACGCATAACTCTTTTGCGCTTTCCGGGGCGAAGTCGCAGACCGGATCGGTCCTAATCAGCCAGGAGAATCAAAATGATTCTGTCACCAGCCAGCTCGAA AATGGGGTGCGGGGCTTGATGCTCGACATGTACGATTTCATGAATGATATCTGGCTATGCCACTCCTTTGGTGGGAAATGTTACAACTTCACAGCATTT CAACCTGCCATCAATGTGTTGAAAGAGATCCGAACTTTTCTGGAAGCAAACCCATCAGAAATCGTCACCATATTCATCGAGGATTACGTGTCGTCTTCACAGGGCTTGACAAAGCTCTTCAGCGCATCCGGCCTCAGTAAATACTTGTTCCCAGTCTCTCGGATGCCCAAAAATGGCGGAGATTGGCCTACCGTGGATGATATGGCACAGAAAAATCAGCGCTTGGTCATCTTCACCTCAAAATCGTCCAAGGAAGCCTCCGAGGGGATTGCTTATGAGTGGAAATATGTCGTAGAAAATCAGT ATGGCAGCGATGGAATGATTGCTGGTTCCTGTCCAAACCGCGCAGAATCATCCCCAATGAACACAACGACAAAATCGTTGGTTCTTATGAACTACTTTTTGACTAATCCCAATGAAACAATGGCTTGTGTTGATAATTCTGCCACGCTAATTAGCATGACAAACACTTGTTATCAAGCAGCCGGCAAGCGGTGGCCGAACTTCATTGCCGTTGATTTTTACCAG CTGAGCGACGGTGGGGGCGCCCCGGAAGCTGTGGACGTAGCCAATGGCCATCTGACTTGCGGATGCAATAACATCGCCTATTGCAAG GCAAATGCAACATTTGGCACATGCGATGTGCCGGTGCTCTCTCCTCCCCCGCCGGCCTCGTTGCCACCGACAGGCGATGGCTCCGGCAGCGGAGCATCTCAAGGGCCAAGCAATGACTCTACTATTAGCAGGCCGGTTCAACTGCGTTGGCTGATGGGGACGATTTTCACTGCTCTTCTCTTGCTGAGTCTGTAA